A single Actinomadura algeriensis DNA region contains:
- a CDS encoding S8 family serine peptidase: MTVAVVDTGVNASLPDMREAVVPGINFKTGQGDGRKDTDQYNQGHGTAMASLIASRGNSSGYVGIAPESKILPIVSSVSGKQTGEALRYAVDHGAKVVNISQGSEGADLYPNLCPPELLKQITYAAQKDVVVVASAGNSGDFFNKPAYPASCPGVVAVGALARDGKPWEHTQAQSYVTVGAPGAGVGAIGKSGHVFSSGEGTSQAAALTSGAVALMRSHFPDMSAREIVQRLTNTAKDFGPTGKDNLVGYGVISIPRALKQDVPKNAPNPVYERLDKLIAAGGGETDEGEAAPAGAQSDSDEGSGMLLPLAAGGVVVVLAVLVGGFLIFRRRGKKASGVPPMQQMPPGGYPGPGGPQQSPYQPSFQPPGSQQPPQPPPGQPGQPGPSGPTGPPFGQPPGR, from the coding sequence GTGACCGTCGCGGTCGTGGACACCGGGGTCAACGCCAGCCTTCCTGATATGCGCGAAGCGGTTGTCCCCGGCATTAACTTCAAGACCGGACAGGGGGACGGCCGGAAGGATACAGACCAATACAACCAGGGCCACGGCACGGCTATGGCCAGTCTGATCGCCTCGCGAGGGAACTCGAGCGGGTACGTCGGGATCGCCCCTGAGAGTAAGATTCTGCCCATCGTTTCCTCTGTCTCTGGGAAGCAGACGGGAGAAGCGTTGCGGTATGCGGTCGACCATGGGGCGAAGGTCGTCAATATTTCTCAAGGAAGCGAAGGCGCAGACCTTTACCCGAATCTGTGTCCTCCTGAACTACTTAAACAGATCACGTATGCCGCCCAAAAAGATGTGGTAGTCGTGGCGAGCGCCGGTAATTCGGGAGATTTCTTTAACAAGCCCGCTTATCCTGCCTCCTGTCCCGGTGTGGTGGCTGTCGGTGCACTGGCTCGGGACGGAAAGCCATGGGAGCACACGCAAGCCCAGAGTTATGTGACGGTCGGTGCTCCAGGAGCCGGTGTCGGAGCGATCGGCAAATCCGGTCACGTGTTCTCGTCCGGTGAGGGAACCAGTCAGGCCGCCGCGCTGACTTCCGGGGCCGTCGCTCTCATGCGGAGTCACTTCCCGGATATGTCGGCGCGGGAGATCGTGCAGCGCCTCACCAATACCGCGAAGGACTTCGGCCCTACCGGTAAGGACAATCTGGTCGGTTACGGCGTGATCAGCATTCCGCGCGCACTCAAGCAGGACGTGCCCAAAAATGCTCCGAACCCGGTCTACGAGCGGCTGGACAAGCTCATCGCCGCAGGCGGCGGCGAGACGGACGAGGGCGAAGCCGCGCCCGCCGGAGCACAGTCCGACAGCGATGAAGGCTCCGGCATGCTCCTGCCGCTCGCCGCGGGCGGTGTCGTGGTCGTACTCGCGGTCCTCGTCGGCGGCTTCCTCATCTTCAGGCGTCGCGGGAAGAAGGCGTCCGGGGTTCCTCCGATGCAGCAGATGCCGCCGGGCGGGTACCCGGGGCCGGGGGGACCGCAGCAGTCTCCGTACCAGCCGTCCTTCCAGCCGCCGGGTTCGCAGCAGCCCCCGCAGCCTCCGCCCGGTCAGCCGGGCCAGCCCGGGCCCTCCGGCCCGACCGGCCCCCCGTTCGGGCAGCCTCCGGGGCGCTGA
- a CDS encoding TNT domain-containing protein, whose amino-acid sequence MTGGNALHTSEDELLNEIASLLVHIMPGCWELARFTYQAVGTCEQVSIGGGLADRQRLGTHNEATPAAMNAAEELVPLSGVYDLLRELRARMYDERRGTWTRMGLDVRCGAAGAAPSGGDLPRWRVYFRYPGEMDWQEGDSWEEVTTPADAYEELRTFPRDARHVPEWLGRLAALHVPALEFDADALERSPQDEDELVATLPDGLDGLFSAAREMLRDLLPNGGTERFLVGRTEEGCRSVIHAAPSWLEVHKEHGLTEVRAFADARSAVAAAVGAVLAEGNAEVNSSVLILADLIFLDRAPRKNVCAWMLTRHPRNGYRQAQRSLSTERPSGGEARRHRYISMSGLHNRPGGFFVCRPGPPPVQGEFVSTRQVFEWCAAQWLPRAKLPSEDAAAPVFPRETLPVGMELDSYGDTAQEFLFTIGTPFSRRGLPGAPDEYAHRVYRVQRPFAVSPGLFAAAPIFPTGEDEPSENAPGSRGFHLGRPISDLLDSGELVEIAAPVTTTEHD is encoded by the coding sequence ATGACCGGAGGCAACGCTTTGCATACTTCCGAGGACGAACTTCTCAACGAGATCGCGTCGCTGCTCGTTCACATCATGCCCGGCTGCTGGGAGCTCGCGCGCTTCACCTACCAGGCCGTCGGGACGTGCGAGCAGGTTTCGATCGGGGGTGGGCTGGCAGATCGCCAACGGCTGGGCACGCACAACGAAGCCACGCCCGCCGCGATGAACGCCGCCGAGGAACTCGTCCCGCTGTCCGGCGTGTACGACCTCCTACGCGAACTACGCGCCCGCATGTACGATGAGCGGCGCGGAACGTGGACGCGAATGGGCTTGGACGTGCGTTGCGGGGCCGCGGGCGCCGCACCGTCCGGCGGGGACCTTCCGCGGTGGCGCGTCTACTTCCGCTATCCCGGTGAGATGGATTGGCAGGAGGGCGACTCCTGGGAGGAAGTCACCACTCCCGCCGACGCCTACGAGGAACTGCGAACCTTTCCCCGCGACGCGCGCCACGTCCCGGAGTGGCTCGGCCGGCTCGCGGCGCTGCACGTCCCGGCGCTCGAGTTCGACGCCGACGCACTGGAACGCTCGCCGCAGGACGAAGACGAACTGGTCGCGACACTGCCGGACGGCCTCGACGGACTGTTCTCCGCAGCCCGCGAGATGCTGCGAGACCTGCTGCCGAACGGGGGCACCGAGCGGTTCCTGGTAGGCCGGACGGAAGAAGGGTGCCGGTCGGTGATCCACGCGGCACCGTCCTGGCTCGAAGTGCACAAGGAGCACGGGCTGACGGAAGTTCGCGCGTTCGCCGATGCCAGGTCCGCCGTCGCGGCCGCAGTCGGAGCCGTCCTGGCCGAAGGCAACGCCGAGGTCAACTCATCGGTCCTGATTTTGGCCGACCTCATCTTCCTGGATAGAGCCCCGCGTAAGAACGTCTGCGCCTGGATGCTCACTCGTCATCCTCGCAACGGCTACCGGCAGGCGCAGCGGTCTCTCAGTACCGAACGGCCGAGCGGCGGCGAGGCCCGACGGCACCGGTACATTTCCATGTCAGGGCTCCACAACCGGCCCGGCGGATTTTTCGTGTGCCGCCCCGGACCACCGCCCGTCCAGGGCGAGTTCGTGAGCACACGGCAGGTTTTCGAATGGTGTGCAGCGCAATGGCTTCCCAGGGCTAAACTTCCCTCGGAAGACGCAGCCGCGCCTGTGTTCCCTCGCGAAACACTTCCCGTCGGTATGGAGCTGGACTCCTACGGCGACACCGCGCAGGAATTCCTCTTCACGATCGGAACTCCATTCTCCAGACGCGGCCTACCCGGCGCCCCGGACGAATACGCACACCGCGTCTACCGGGTGCAACGCCCCTTCGCGGTCTCGCCCGGCCTCTTCGCCGCTGCCCCGATCTTCCCGACCGGCGAGGACGAACCCTCCGAGAACGCCCCCGGCTCTCGCGGCTTCCACCTCGGCCGTCCGATCTCCGACCTGCTCGACTCGGGAGAGCTGGTCGAGATCGCCGCACCCGTCACCACCACAGAGCACGACTGA
- a CDS encoding glycohydrolase toxin TNT-related protein (This protein contains a domain related to Tuberculosis Necrotizing Toxin, which is the C-terminal effector domain of outer membrane channel protein CpnT, and which has a lethal NAD+-glycohydrolase activity.), which translates to MLRICSRRRLPPPSIRTPKMPFPGRCWRSAWNWTPTWAGEFLFTIGTPFSSRGMPGTPDELPYHVYRVQRSFPVSPGLFSPAPIFSTGGGERSETSGTGSRGFHLGRPISDLLDSGELIEITAPGGTPVSGTDHD; encoded by the coding sequence ATGCTGAGAATCTGCTCCCGCAGGAGGCTCCCCCCACCGTCGATCCGCACGCCGAAAATGCCTTTCCCCGGGAGATGCTGGCGGTCGGCATGGAACTGGACGCCTACGTGGGCCGGCGAGTTCCTCTTCACGATCGGCACCCCGTTCTCCAGCAGAGGTATGCCTGGCACACCGGACGAGCTTCCATATCACGTCTACCGGGTACAGCGTTCCTTCCCGGTCTCTCCTGGCCTTTTCTCCCCCGCTCCGATTTTTTCCACCGGTGGTGGCGAGCGTTCGGAGACCTCCGGGACCGGCTCGCGTGGCTTCCACCTCGGCCGTCCGATCTCTGACCTGCTCGACTCAGGAGAACTGATCGAGATCACCGCCCCCGGGGGCACCCCGGTTTCCGGCACCGACCACGACTGA
- a CDS encoding sulfotransferase family protein → MSRRLTEPTFILSSVRSGSTLLRAILNGHSQLHAPHETHLGDIAVEFKSRQVARSMEAFGHTERELRFLLWDALLSESVERTGKKYLVNKSPNDVFLWEEIVECWPDARFVFLLRHPGAILRSWRAARPYISAEDVLNDIARYTEALESARRGLPGLTVRYEELTCEPAAVVQGICDFLDVPWEEDMLNYGASGGDSFKPGLGDWKKKIRSGVIHPAAGASPPVPERLASICALWDYPV, encoded by the coding sequence GTGAGCCGCAGACTGACCGAGCCCACGTTCATCCTGTCGTCCGTGCGGTCGGGGTCGACTCTCCTGCGTGCGATCTTGAACGGGCACTCGCAGCTTCACGCGCCGCACGAGACGCACCTCGGGGACATCGCGGTCGAGTTCAAGTCCCGGCAGGTCGCACGTTCGATGGAAGCGTTCGGCCACACCGAACGGGAACTGCGTTTCCTGCTCTGGGACGCGCTGTTGTCGGAGAGCGTCGAGCGCACCGGCAAGAAGTACCTCGTGAACAAGTCGCCTAACGACGTCTTCCTCTGGGAGGAGATCGTCGAATGCTGGCCGGACGCACGTTTCGTCTTCTTGCTGCGGCACCCGGGCGCAATCCTGCGATCGTGGCGCGCGGCGCGGCCCTATATCTCGGCAGAAGATGTTCTCAACGACATCGCGAGGTATACGGAGGCGCTGGAAAGCGCTCGCCGGGGACTTCCCGGCTTAACCGTGCGCTATGAGGAGTTGACCTGCGAACCTGCCGCCGTCGTCCAAGGCATCTGCGACTTCCTCGACGTGCCTTGGGAGGAAGACATGCTGAACTATGGCGCGTCGGGCGGCGACTCCTTCAAGCCCGGGCTCGGTGACTGGAAGAAGAAGATCCGATCGGGTGTCATTCACCCGGCCGCCGGTGCGTCGCCGCCGGTTCCGGAGCGGCTGGCGTCGATCTGTGCTCTCTGGGACTATCCCGTTTGA
- a CDS encoding WXG100 family type VII secretion target translates to MSDSYTKANFGTMQQAQADFSLAYRALVDELNDLESNLEKNLAQWEGSAVQAYWDAKRQWDAAANHIGQVLNQLGTVIGEAHSNYSNAERMNQGIWG, encoded by the coding sequence GTGAGCGACAGCTACACCAAGGCAAATTTCGGCACGATGCAGCAGGCGCAGGCCGACTTCTCCCTGGCCTACCGCGCCCTCGTCGACGAACTGAACGACCTCGAGAGCAACCTCGAGAAGAACCTCGCCCAGTGGGAGGGCTCCGCGGTCCAGGCGTACTGGGACGCCAAGCGCCAGTGGGACGCCGCCGCCAACCACATCGGCCAGGTCCTCAACCAGCTCGGCACCGTCATCGGCGAGGCCCACTCGAACTACAGCAACGCCGAGCGCATGAACCAGGGCATCTGGGGCTGA
- a CDS encoding IS630 family transposase, with product MTRPGPKLVPLELTVVERAELERWVRRRKGAQDLAVRARVILACDAVADDGFPVSVTAVAEQAGVSVDTASKWRRRFLADRLAGLSDEPRPGRPRSVTDEQVADLIARTLESRPAGATHWSTRSMAAKTGLSQSTVSRVWRAFGLQPHRSETFKLSTDRSSPGKVHDVVGLYLDPPERALVLCVDEKSQIQALNRSQPVLPMMPGVPERVTHDYVRAGTTTLFAALDIASGRVIGSLHRRHRAVEFRKFLIKLDKQVPAHLDVHLICDNYATHKTEAIRRWLVAHPRFHLHFTPTGSSWLNLVERWFAELTSKRIRRGVHRSVQALEKDIRAWSSAWNEEPRPFVWTKTADEILDAVASYCRRINDSGH from the coding sequence ATGACGCGTCCGGGACCGAAGCTTGTGCCGCTGGAGTTGACCGTCGTGGAACGGGCTGAGCTGGAACGGTGGGTGCGCCGGCGGAAGGGCGCCCAGGATCTGGCGGTGCGGGCTCGGGTGATCCTGGCCTGCGATGCGGTGGCCGACGACGGGTTTCCCGTCTCGGTCACCGCGGTGGCCGAGCAGGCCGGTGTTTCGGTGGACACCGCCTCCAAGTGGCGCAGGCGGTTCCTGGCCGACCGGCTGGCAGGCTTGTCGGACGAGCCCCGACCGGGGCGTCCGCGCAGCGTCACCGACGAGCAGGTCGCCGACCTGATCGCACGGACGCTGGAGTCCAGGCCGGCCGGCGCCACGCACTGGTCGACCCGCTCCATGGCGGCCAAGACGGGACTGTCCCAGTCGACGGTCTCGCGCGTGTGGCGGGCGTTCGGACTGCAGCCGCACCGGTCCGAGACGTTCAAGCTGTCGACGGACCGTTCTTCGCCCGGCAAGGTCCATGACGTGGTCGGCCTGTACCTGGACCCGCCCGAACGCGCGCTGGTGCTGTGCGTGGACGAGAAGTCGCAGATCCAGGCGCTGAACCGGTCCCAGCCGGTGCTGCCGATGATGCCCGGAGTGCCCGAGCGCGTCACCCATGACTACGTCCGGGCCGGCACCACCACCTTGTTCGCCGCCCTGGACATCGCGTCCGGCAGAGTGATCGGCTCGCTGCACCGGCGCCACCGCGCGGTGGAGTTCCGCAAGTTCCTGATCAAGCTGGACAAGCAGGTGCCCGCCCACCTTGATGTCCATCTGATCTGCGACAACTACGCGACCCACAAGACCGAGGCGATCCGCAGGTGGCTGGTGGCGCACCCGCGTTTCCATCTGCACTTCACCCCGACCGGCTCTTCCTGGCTCAACCTGGTCGAACGCTGGTTCGCGGAGTTGACCAGCAAACGGATACGGCGCGGTGTCCACCGCAGCGTCCAGGCCCTGGAGAAGGACATCCGGGCCTGGAGCAGCGCATGGAACGAGGAACCCCGGCCCTTCGTCTGGACGAAGACAGCCGACGAAATCCTCGACGCCGTCGCCTCATACTGCAGGCGAATTAATGACTCAGGACACTAG
- a CDS encoding DUF6317 family protein, protein MSAIEVVFEDLLAASRAFRVHGEKFDQIAPKQGPSVPHLNEAAISEQLPIVLKAIGAMHDAVAASMEAHSVKLKRAHDIYVNTEAKNKELIERLNIVLRSPDSIQ, encoded by the coding sequence ATGAGTGCTATTGAGGTAGTTTTCGAGGATCTGCTAGCCGCGTCTCGTGCTTTTCGTGTTCACGGTGAGAAGTTCGATCAGATTGCCCCCAAACAAGGTCCTTCAGTACCTCATTTGAACGAAGCAGCGATTTCAGAACAGCTACCAATTGTCTTGAAAGCGATCGGCGCGATGCACGATGCTGTGGCCGCCTCCATGGAGGCGCATTCTGTAAAACTGAAGAGGGCTCATGACATCTATGTGAATACCGAGGCGAAGAACAAGGAGCTGATCGAGCGTCTCAATATCGTGTTGCGAAGCCCTGATTCGATTCAATAG
- a CDS encoding WXG100 family type VII secretion target produces MGNEKFPIRDGKTWSEQSFSDMSFDDVKNQLASLRPEAVGDASTAYKDAADILAEMTEELRNGFAVRLRNNWQGENAQKALDQMGQIFQTAGALSDKSHNTAETYNWYKVSILDWYKAAAEEMTDGYVHTGGDDDNAREFIAKFSRRMGEAYNAHPNDIEKDLPREYGGLTDNPTTPNYPGGNPGGPGGMPGGGGGSIPGGAPGGMPGGAPGGMPGGGGGSFAGENPFAPPTNNGPHLQPGEVTPGGNWGSGSGGSGGSPWDSGNGSTGLSSFPGGASGGGGLSGIPGGGPGGGGLPGGGGGGLPGGGGGGIPGGAPGAFGGVGGGMGAGGMGPGAGAGGAGAAGRGAGAAGGARPMGMPMAPGGGGAGQGDQERERETWLTEDEDVWGANDDTAPPVIG; encoded by the coding sequence ATGGGTAACGAGAAATTCCCGATCAGGGACGGCAAGACATGGTCGGAGCAGAGTTTCTCCGACATGAGCTTCGACGATGTCAAGAATCAGCTGGCGAGCCTTCGCCCGGAGGCGGTCGGCGACGCCTCGACGGCGTACAAGGACGCGGCGGACATCCTCGCTGAGATGACCGAAGAATTGCGGAACGGCTTCGCCGTGCGACTCCGCAACAACTGGCAGGGAGAGAACGCGCAGAAGGCCCTGGACCAGATGGGCCAGATCTTCCAGACCGCGGGCGCCCTCTCCGACAAGAGCCACAACACGGCCGAGACCTATAACTGGTACAAGGTCAGCATCCTGGACTGGTACAAGGCCGCCGCCGAGGAGATGACGGACGGCTATGTCCACACCGGCGGCGACGACGACAACGCCCGCGAGTTCATCGCCAAGTTCAGCCGTCGCATGGGCGAGGCGTACAACGCCCACCCCAACGACATTGAGAAGGACCTGCCTCGGGAGTACGGCGGCCTGACCGACAATCCCACTACGCCTAATTACCCGGGGGGCAACCCTGGTGGCCCCGGGGGCATGCCCGGCGGCGGTGGCGGGAGCATCCCCGGTGGCGCGCCCGGCGGTATGCCGGGTGGCGCACCCGGTGGCATGCCCGGTGGTGGTGGCGGAAGTTTCGCTGGCGAGAACCCGTTCGCCCCACCCACCAACAACGGTCCCCACCTGCAGCCCGGAGAAGTGACGCCCGGCGGTAACTGGGGTTCCGGCTCCGGTGGTTCCGGTGGAAGTCCCTGGGACAGCGGTAACGGGAGCACCGGTCTGTCCAGCTTCCCGGGCGGCGCTTCGGGCGGTGGCGGCCTCAGCGGTATTCCCGGCGGCGGGCCCGGTGGTGGCGGTCTCCCCGGTGGCGGCGGTGGCGGCCTTCCAGGCGGAGGCGGCGGCGGTATCCCCGGCGGCGCCCCCGGCGCCTTCGGAGGCGTCGGTGGCGGCATGGGAGCCGGTGGCATGGGGCCCGGAGCGGGCGCCGGTGGAGCCGGAGCCGCCGGCCGCGGTGCCGGTGCGGCCGGCGGCGCGCGCCCCATGGGCATGCCGATGGCGCCCGGTGGCGGCGGTGCCGGCCAAGGGGATCAGGAGCGCGAGCGCGAGACCTGGCTCACCGAGGACGAGGACGTGTGGGGAGCCAACGATGACACGGCTCCTCCGGTCATCGGCTGA
- a CDS encoding SAV_915 family protein: MTEQVGTSGRNILSREREAAKINDLLNLNPVRSRPIGGEGSKNFYASEQPAKPSSSERAIQASDPEEEKDTVWVYLPARPAISEGELIIAYETRELAPGRSVLPAFSSEKRLVEQLGAAQPWVKVEHDILVSLIGVAILAPDPIIESDAERWTEKEAAEYAAMIRREMRRSGK; the protein is encoded by the coding sequence GTGACAGAGCAAGTGGGAACCTCGGGAAGGAACATTTTGAGCCGAGAAAGAGAAGCGGCAAAAATAAACGACCTGCTTAACCTCAATCCGGTACGATCAAGGCCGATCGGCGGAGAGGGAAGCAAAAACTTTTATGCGAGCGAACAACCTGCGAAGCCCTCTAGCTCCGAACGGGCCATTCAGGCGAGCGACCCGGAAGAAGAAAAGGATACAGTGTGGGTATATTTGCCGGCGCGCCCCGCTATAAGTGAGGGGGAATTGATTATAGCCTATGAGACTCGAGAACTGGCGCCTGGGCGAAGTGTTCTTCCCGCCTTTTCGAGTGAAAAAAGACTCGTCGAGCAATTGGGGGCAGCACAACCTTGGGTGAAGGTCGAGCACGACATTCTTGTCAGTCTGATTGGAGTCGCCATTTTAGCTCCCGATCCAATAATTGAGTCAGATGCCGAGCGATGGACAGAAAAAGAAGCAGCCGAGTATGCAGCGATGATTCGACGAGAAATGAGGAGAAGTGGCAAATGA